From a single Dendropsophus ebraccatus isolate aDenEbr1 chromosome 8, aDenEbr1.pat, whole genome shotgun sequence genomic region:
- the PIANP gene encoding PILR alpha-associated neural protein produces MKWSGCPSTFFIYYSILLSSSCSSFPSLLHPSRSPLRPSSIPNLHFSAPQPSGSSHHLDLHASSPMTGSKDFAPQITYYGHRAPQHLHQRPAPSRGRRQSPASSLLFPSAIEGAAPPSQYPWAILWDPTVSDEEGALSSSTPRPFYHPEWGHLENNEPARGLDLRGIPTTLRPHGFPPKDEGTDPQLYVTIVISVVIVFVATGIIIKFCCERRQKRRRHRNDRCALPEEGSLQPLTDLSPDTDIPGLHPLKLGDFKTSLDERSIPCRTSKIPVVTM; encoded by the exons GTCTGGCTGTCCATCCACCTTCTTCATTTATTACTCTATACTCCTATCAAGCTCGTGTTCTTCATTTCCCAGCCTCCTTCACCCTTCGAGGTCGCCTCTAAGGCCTTCATCTATCCCTAATCTACACTTCTCCGCTCCACAACCCTCAGGTTCTTCTCACCACCTCGACCTCCATGCTTCTTCCCCTATGACCGGATCAAAAGACTTTGCACCCCAAATCACATACTATGGCCACAGAGCCCCCCAGCACCTTCATCAGCGCCCTGCGCCCTCACGAGGCAGGCGTCAGTCCCCGGCCTCTAGCTTGCTCTTTCCCTCAGCCATTGAAGGAGCGGCTCCTCCATCTCAGTACCCATGGGCCATCTTGTGGGACCCTACGGTCTCCGATGAAGAAGGGGCCCTAAGTTCTTCCACTCCTCGTCCCTTTTACCACCCGGAGTGGGGCCACTTGGAAAACAATGAACCTGCACGGGGACTCGATTTGCGAGGGATCCCGACCACGCTGAGACCTCATGGGTTTCCTCCGAAAGATGAAG GAACGGACCCCCAGCTGTATGTGACCATCGTCATCTCTGTGGTCATTGTGTTCGTGGCTACCGGAATAATcatcaagttctg TTGTGAGCGCAGACAGAAACGGAGACGCCACCGAAACGACCGCTGTGCATTACCGGAGGAAGGAAGCTTACAGCCACTTACCGACCTGTCACCGGACACCGACATCCCCGGGCTTCACCCGCTAAAGCTGGGAGACTTCAAAACCAGCCTGGATGAGAGAAGCATCCCCTGCAGGACAAGCAA GATCCCCGTGGTGACCATGTGA